The following proteins come from a genomic window of Candidatus Methylomirabilota bacterium:
- a CDS encoding homocysteine S-methyltransferase family protein, which produces MTARGREVLARVRAGETLVFDGGYGTMLFAAGLLNGACPELWNDTHADVVRGIHQGYFDAGSQIVETNTFGGARLKLDEYKLGDRTRELNEKGGRLARAAAPSGGYIAGSIGPTSRLPRDYALDAGVTDEEYEATFREQAEALAEGGVDLFAVETMMFPQEATAAIRACKKATDLPVMATMFFQFEEMHDRDRTMWGESPADVAKTLLAAGADVVGMNCGRGPDRAIVIIREMRKVTDAPLVAYPNAGLPITKGDTVTYELGPEAMAREYPALLDAGCNIVGACCGSNPEHIRLISEVVRSRKK; this is translated from the coding sequence GTGACGGCGCGCGGCCGCGAGGTCCTCGCACGCGTCCGCGCGGGCGAGACGCTGGTCTTCGACGGCGGCTACGGCACCATGCTCTTCGCCGCCGGGCTCCTGAACGGCGCGTGCCCGGAGCTGTGGAACGACACCCACGCCGACGTCGTCCGCGGCATCCACCAGGGCTACTTCGACGCGGGCAGCCAGATCGTCGAGACCAACACCTTCGGCGGCGCCCGGCTCAAGCTCGACGAGTACAAGCTCGGCGACCGGACGCGCGAGCTGAACGAGAAGGGCGGGCGCCTGGCCCGCGCCGCGGCCCCGTCCGGCGGGTACATCGCGGGCTCGATCGGCCCGACGAGCCGGCTGCCCCGGGACTACGCGCTCGACGCGGGCGTGACCGACGAGGAGTACGAGGCGACCTTCCGCGAGCAGGCCGAGGCGCTCGCCGAGGGCGGCGTGGACCTCTTCGCCGTCGAGACGATGATGTTCCCGCAGGAGGCGACCGCCGCGATCCGCGCCTGCAAGAAGGCGACGGACCTGCCGGTGATGGCGACCATGTTCTTCCAGTTCGAGGAGATGCACGACCGCGACCGGACGATGTGGGGCGAGAGCCCGGCCGACGTCGCGAAGACCCTCCTCGCGGCGGGCGCTGACGTGGTCGGGATGAACTGCGGGCGCGGGCCCGACCGCGCGATCGTCATCATCCGCGAGATGCGCAAAGTCACGGACGCGCCGCTCGTGGCGTACCCGAACGCGGGTCTGCCCATCACGAAGGGCGACACGGTCACGTACGAGCTCGGGCCCGAGGCGATGGCCCGCGAGTATCCCGCGCTGCTCGACGCCGGCTGCAACATCGTCGGCGCTTGCTGCGGCTCCAACCCCGAGCACATACGGCTCATTTCCGAGGTCGTCCGAAGCCGGAAGAAGTGA